One segment of Herbaspirillum hiltneri N3 DNA contains the following:
- a CDS encoding MBL fold metallo-hydrolase, producing MNALESQLEYAFGDNLPAVGTTMEVAPGVLWLRMGLPFALDHINLWLLEDEIETPTGRVRGWTAVDCGIATDATRESWESIFATQLRGLPIIRVLVTHCHPDHVGLADWLCGRWHAPLWMSTGDYGFARLMSAGLPGADGTSAAPHFRRHGLIDEELIAKLAGRNNYYQNLVPSVPLAYTRMQDQHTVRIGAREWRVITGFGHSPEHVSLYADDARLLISGDMVLPRISTNVSVFAIEPEANPVQQYLDSLKKYAGLADDTLVLPSHGKPFRGLHTRIAQLNDHHRARLAEVLEACATPKTAVEILPVMFKRPLDTHQLSFALGEAVAHLHKLWFDGVLQRRLGDDGIFRFIVAS from the coding sequence ATGAACGCTCTTGAATCCCAGCTCGAATACGCCTTTGGCGACAACTTGCCCGCCGTGGGCACAACCATGGAAGTCGCGCCCGGCGTATTGTGGCTACGCATGGGGCTGCCGTTCGCCCTGGACCACATCAACCTGTGGCTGCTGGAAGACGAGATCGAGACGCCGACCGGACGCGTACGCGGCTGGACCGCGGTCGATTGCGGCATCGCCACCGACGCCACCAGGGAGAGCTGGGAAAGTATTTTCGCCACGCAACTGCGCGGCTTGCCAATCATTCGCGTACTGGTCACGCATTGTCATCCCGACCATGTCGGCCTGGCGGACTGGCTGTGCGGGCGCTGGCATGCGCCGTTGTGGATGAGCACCGGCGATTACGGGTTTGCGCGCTTGATGTCGGCCGGTTTGCCGGGCGCGGACGGCACCTCGGCGGCGCCGCATTTCCGCCGCCACGGCCTGATTGACGAAGAGCTGATCGCCAAGCTGGCCGGTCGCAACAACTATTACCAGAACCTGGTGCCCAGCGTGCCGCTGGCATACACGCGCATGCAGGACCAGCATACGGTGCGCATCGGTGCGCGCGAGTGGCGCGTGATCACCGGCTTCGGCCATTCGCCGGAACATGTCTCGTTGTATGCCGACGATGCGCGCCTGCTGATTTCCGGCGACATGGTGTTGCCTCGCATCTCGACCAACGTGTCGGTGTTCGCCATCGAGCCGGAAGCCAATCCGGTGCAGCAATACCTCGATTCGCTGAAAAAATATGCCGGCCTGGCCGACGACACGCTGGTGCTGCCGTCGCACGGCAAACCGTTCCGCGGCTTGCATACGCGCATCGCGCAGCTGAACGATCACCACCGCGCGCGTCTGGCGGAAGTGCTGGAGGCGTGCGCGACGCCGAAGACGGCGGTGGAGATATTGCCGGTGATGTTCAAGCGCCCGCTCGACACGCATCAGCTGAGTTTTGCGCTGGGCGAGGCGGTGGCGCATTTGCACAAGCTGTGGTTCGACGGCGTGCTGCAACGACGGCTCGGCGACGACGGGATTTTCCGTTTCATCGTAGCCTCCTGA
- the def gene encoding peptide deformylase, which produces MALLNILRYPDPRLHKVAKPVTVFDERLKKLVADMAETMYDAPGVGLAATQVDVHEQVLVIDVSDTNNELRVFINPEITWSSDEKQVYDEGCLSVPGIYDGVERPARVKARAFDADGKEFEVEADGLLAVCIQHEMDHLKGKVFVEYLSPLKRNRIKTKMLKEERELKRG; this is translated from the coding sequence ATGGCCTTATTGAATATCCTCCGTTACCCGGATCCCCGCCTGCACAAGGTTGCCAAGCCCGTCACCGTGTTCGACGAGCGGCTGAAGAAACTCGTCGCCGACATGGCGGAAACCATGTACGACGCGCCCGGCGTCGGCCTGGCGGCGACCCAGGTCGACGTGCATGAGCAGGTGCTCGTGATCGACGTATCCGACACCAACAACGAACTGCGCGTGTTCATCAATCCGGAAATCACCTGGTCCAGCGACGAGAAGCAGGTCTACGACGAAGGCTGCCTGTCGGTGCCCGGCATTTACGACGGCGTCGAGCGTCCGGCACGCGTCAAGGCGCGCGCCTTCGATGCCGATGGCAAGGAATTCGAAGTGGAAGCCGACGGCCTGCTGGCAGTCTGCATCCAGCATGAGATGGACCACCTCAAGGGCAAGGTTTTCGTGGAATACCTGTCGCCGCTCAAGCGCAATCGCATCAAGACCAAGATGCTCAAGGAAGAGCGCGAACTGAAGCGCGGATAA
- the dprA gene encoding DNA-processing protein DprA translates to MTIANFNDAAELRDWIRFMQTDGVGVDMARRLLSTFGLPGDVFSAGFDELRAVVPERIARALLQAPTAMMQNRLELTLDWAAQPGHRILTLADADYPQALLNISDPPILLYIKGRSALLSATSLAVVGSRNATAQGMQNAERFSEAASRAGLTVVSGLALGIDAAAHHGGLRGEGSSVAVIGTGIDIVYPMRNRALAQRLAEEGCIVSEYPLGMPPVAANFPRRNRIISGLARAVLVVEAAAQSGSLITARTAAEQGRDVFAIPGSIHSPLSKGCHQLIKQGAKLVESEEDILEELGKLPMPMQPAQPSVITRADKDADALLGAMGFDPVDADVLSLRSGLGAAALSERLLSLELDGAVECLPGGRYRRVN, encoded by the coding sequence TTGACCATCGCCAATTTCAATGACGCAGCCGAGCTGCGCGACTGGATTCGCTTCATGCAAACCGACGGCGTCGGTGTCGACATGGCGCGCAGATTGCTGTCGACCTTCGGCCTGCCGGGCGACGTCTTCAGCGCCGGTTTCGACGAGCTGCGTGCAGTCGTGCCGGAGCGCATCGCACGCGCGCTGCTGCAAGCGCCGACCGCCATGATGCAGAACCGGCTCGAACTGACGCTGGACTGGGCCGCACAGCCTGGCCATCGCATCCTCACGCTGGCCGACGCCGATTATCCGCAAGCCCTGCTGAACATTTCCGACCCGCCGATCCTGCTCTATATAAAAGGACGCAGCGCGTTGCTGTCGGCGACGTCGCTCGCGGTGGTCGGCAGCCGCAACGCCACGGCGCAGGGCATGCAGAACGCCGAACGGTTTTCCGAGGCAGCCAGCCGCGCCGGGTTAACGGTGGTGTCGGGGCTGGCGCTGGGTATCGACGCGGCGGCGCATCACGGCGGCCTGCGCGGCGAAGGCTCCAGCGTCGCCGTGATCGGCACCGGCATCGACATCGTCTATCCGATGCGTAATCGCGCGCTTGCGCAACGTCTGGCGGAGGAGGGTTGCATCGTCAGCGAATATCCGCTCGGCATGCCGCCGGTGGCGGCTAATTTCCCGCGCCGCAACCGCATCATTTCCGGACTGGCGCGTGCAGTGCTGGTGGTCGAAGCCGCGGCGCAATCGGGTTCGCTGATCACGGCGCGCACGGCGGCCGAACAAGGCCGCGATGTGTTCGCGATTCCCGGCTCGATTCATTCGCCGTTGTCCAAGGGATGCCATCAACTGATCAAGCAGGGCGCCAAACTGGTCGAATCGGAAGAGGATATTCTCGAAGAACTCGGCAAGCTGCCGATGCCGATGCAGCCTGCGCAACCCTCCGTCATTACGCGCGCAGACAAGGACGCCGACGCACTGCTCGGCGCGATGGGTTTCGATCCGGTTGATGCGGATGTACTCAGCCTGCGCAGCGGTCTTGGCGCTGCCGCGCTGAGCGAGCGGCTGCTATCGCTGGAGCTCGACGGCGCAGTGGAATGTCTGCCGGGAGGACGTTACAGGCGCGTCAACTGA
- a CDS encoding DUF494 family protein, whose translation MFDVLVYLYETYYRPDACPEPAALVKKLTAIGFEDEEITRALGWLTDLEEANHEFADQYPQQTAFSFGIRIYAQQEMDVLGTEAVGFIQFLESAKMLNAVQREIVIERALAVGDAPVSLEKLKVIVLMVLWSQGKEPDGLMFDELFLDEDDAEPRLLH comes from the coding sequence ATGTTTGACGTCCTTGTTTATCTGTACGAAACCTACTATCGCCCCGATGCCTGCCCTGAACCAGCGGCCTTGGTCAAGAAATTGACCGCCATTGGTTTTGAGGACGAGGAAATCACCAGGGCGCTCGGTTGGCTCACCGATCTGGAAGAAGCCAATCACGAGTTCGCTGATCAATATCCCCAGCAAACCGCCTTCTCCTTCGGTATCCGAATTTATGCCCAGCAAGAGATGGATGTGCTTGGCACCGAAGCCGTCGGCTTCATCCAGTTCCTCGAATCCGCCAAGATGCTCAACGCCGTGCAGCGCGAAATCGTCATCGAACGCGCGCTCGCAGTCGGCGACGCGCCGGTGTCGCTGGAAAAGCTCAAGGTCATCGTGCTGATGGTCTTGTGGAGCCAGGGCAAGGAGCCGGACGGCCTGATGTTCGACGAGCTGTTCCTCGACGAAGACGATGCGGAACCGCGATTGTTGCACTGA
- a CDS encoding DNA topoisomerase III, whose protein sequence is MSKTLIIAEKPSVANDIAKTLGGFTKHDEYFESDEYVLSSAVGHLLEIAVPEEYDVKRGKWTFTHLPMIPPHFALNPIAKTESRLKALSKLIKRKDVTGLINACDAGREGELIFRLIAQYTKAKQPVQRLWLQSMTPGAIRDGFANLRKDEEMLPLADAARCRSEADWLIGINGTRAMTAFNSKEGGFYLTTVGRVQTPTLSIVVEREEKIKKFVSRDFWEVRADFVCAAGIYEGRWLDKQHKKDENDPEKRPERLWSKAAAESIVAACRGKIGNVTEESKPTTQMAPGLFDLTSLQREANSRFGFSAKNTLGLAQALYEKHKVLTYPRTDSRHLPEDYLQTVKDTMEALSENNNYHQFSKQILKQGWVKPNKRIFDNTKISDHFAIIPTTQVPKNLSEPEQKLYDLVTRRFMAVFFPAAEFQVTTRFTEVSGHQFKTEGKVMTNPGWLAIYGKDVVDEKDENSGTLVAVAKDEKVKTDKITANGLVTKPPARYTEATLLSAMEGAGKLIDSDELREAMAGKGLGTPATRAAIIEGLLNEKYLLREGREMMPTAKAFQLMTLLHGLGVDELTEPELTGEWEQKLAQMERGKISREEFMREIAQMTQIIVKRAKEYDNDTIPGDYATLKTPCPNCGSVVKENYRRFACTKCEFSMSKTPAGRQFEIPEVEELLANRTIGPLQGFRSKMGRPFAAILKISRDEEIKNFKLEFDFGQNDDAEGGEPVDFSEQTPLGPCPKCGSGVYEMGLAYVCEKQVAKPKACDFRSGRIILQQEILPEQMAKLLNEGKTDLLPGFISQRTRRPFKAFLARGKDGKISFEFEERKAKAPAKGKAAAAAAEGDDVATATATKAKAKPAAAAKKPAAKKPAAKKPAVKKAAPKKAAAA, encoded by the coding sequence ATGAGCAAGACCCTCATCATTGCCGAGAAGCCCTCTGTCGCGAACGACATCGCGAAGACGCTCGGCGGCTTTACCAAGCACGATGAGTATTTCGAATCCGACGAATACGTCCTGTCCTCGGCCGTGGGCCACCTGCTGGAAATCGCCGTTCCCGAGGAATACGACGTCAAGCGCGGCAAATGGACCTTCACGCATCTGCCGATGATCCCGCCGCACTTTGCGCTCAACCCGATCGCCAAGACCGAGTCGCGCCTCAAGGCGTTGAGCAAGCTGATCAAGCGCAAGGACGTTACCGGCCTGATCAACGCATGTGACGCCGGGCGGGAAGGCGAACTGATTTTCCGCCTGATCGCGCAATACACCAAAGCCAAGCAGCCGGTGCAGCGCCTGTGGCTGCAGTCGATGACGCCGGGAGCGATCCGCGACGGTTTCGCCAACCTGCGCAAGGACGAAGAAATGCTGCCGCTGGCCGACGCCGCCCGCTGCCGCAGCGAAGCGGACTGGCTGATCGGCATCAACGGCACGCGCGCCATGACCGCCTTCAATTCGAAGGAAGGCGGCTTTTACCTGACTACCGTCGGCCGCGTGCAGACGCCGACCTTGTCGATCGTGGTCGAGCGTGAAGAAAAGATCAAGAAGTTCGTCTCCCGCGATTTCTGGGAAGTGCGCGCCGACTTCGTTTGCGCCGCCGGCATCTATGAAGGCCGCTGGCTCGACAAGCAGCACAAGAAAGACGAGAACGATCCGGAGAAGCGTCCCGAGCGCCTGTGGAGCAAGGCTGCCGCGGAATCGATCGTGGCCGCCTGCCGCGGCAAGATCGGCAACGTCACCGAAGAATCCAAGCCAACCACGCAAATGGCGCCCGGCCTGTTCGACCTGACCAGCCTGCAACGCGAAGCCAACTCGCGCTTCGGCTTCTCCGCCAAGAACACGCTCGGCCTGGCCCAGGCCTTGTACGAAAAGCACAAGGTGCTGACTTATCCGCGTACCGACTCGCGCCATCTGCCGGAAGATTATCTGCAGACCGTCAAGGACACGATGGAAGCGCTGTCCGAGAACAACAACTACCATCAGTTCTCGAAGCAGATCCTCAAGCAGGGTTGGGTCAAGCCGAACAAGCGCATCTTCGACAACACCAAGATCAGCGATCACTTTGCGATCATCCCGACCACGCAAGTGCCGAAGAACCTGTCGGAGCCGGAACAGAAACTGTACGACCTGGTGACGCGCCGCTTCATGGCGGTGTTCTTCCCGGCTGCGGAATTTCAGGTCACCACGCGCTTCACCGAAGTCTCCGGCCATCAGTTCAAGACCGAAGGCAAGGTCATGACCAATCCGGGCTGGCTGGCGATCTACGGCAAGGACGTGGTTGACGAGAAGGATGAAAACAGCGGCACGCTGGTCGCCGTCGCCAAGGACGAAAAGGTCAAGACCGACAAGATCACCGCCAACGGCCTGGTCACCAAGCCGCCGGCGCGCTACACCGAAGCGACGCTGCTGTCGGCCATGGAAGGCGCCGGCAAGCTGATCGACTCCGACGAGTTGCGCGAAGCGATGGCCGGCAAGGGCCTCGGCACGCCGGCCACGCGCGCGGCCATCATCGAAGGCCTGCTCAACGAAAAATACCTGCTGCGCGAAGGCCGCGAAATGATGCCGACCGCCAAGGCGTTCCAGCTCATGACGCTGCTGCACGGACTGGGCGTGGATGAACTGACCGAGCCTGAACTCACCGGCGAATGGGAGCAGAAGCTGGCGCAGATGGAACGCGGCAAGATCAGCCGTGAAGAGTTCATGCGCGAGATCGCCCAGATGACGCAAATCATCGTCAAGCGCGCCAAGGAGTATGACAACGACACCATCCCCGGCGACTACGCGACGCTGAAGACGCCTTGCCCGAATTGCGGCAGCGTGGTGAAGGAAAACTATCGCCGCTTCGCCTGCACCAAGTGCGAATTCTCGATGAGCAAGACGCCGGCCGGTCGCCAGTTTGAAATTCCCGAAGTGGAAGAGCTGCTGGCCAACCGCACCATCGGTCCGCTGCAGGGCTTCCGCTCGAAGATGGGCCGTCCGTTCGCGGCGATCCTGAAGATTTCGCGCGACGAGGAAATCAAGAACTTCAAGCTCGAATTCGATTTCGGCCAGAACGACGACGCCGAGGGCGGCGAACCGGTCGACTTCAGTGAGCAGACGCCGCTCGGCCCTTGCCCGAAATGCGGCAGCGGCGTGTACGAGATGGGTCTGGCCTACGTGTGCGAAAAGCAGGTTGCCAAGCCGAAGGCCTGTGACTTCCGCAGCGGCCGCATCATCCTGCAGCAGGAAATCCTGCCGGAACAGATGGCCAAACTGCTCAACGAAGGCAAGACCGACTTGCTGCCGGGCTTCATTTCGCAACGCACGCGCCGTCCGTTCAAGGCGTTCCTGGCGCGCGGCAAGGACGGCAAGATCAGCTTCGAGTTCGAGGAGCGCAAGGCCAAGGCGCCGGCCAAAGGCAAGGCTGCGGCAGCCGCTGCGGAAGGTGACGACGTTGCGACTGCAACGGCAACCAAGGCGAAGGCCAAGCCGGCGGCAGCAGCGAAGAAGCCGGCCGCCAAGAAACCTGCGGCTAAAAAGCCGGCCGTGAAAAAGGCTGCACCGAAGAAAGCCGCTGCCGCCTGA
- a CDS encoding exodeoxyribonuclease III, translating to MPKIVSANLNGIRSAAKKGFFEWMAKESADFICVQELKAQEADMSPEFLAPEGYVGHFHYAEKKGYSGVGVYSKRTPNAVRIGFGVQEFDDEGRYVECDFGDLTVISLYCPSGSSSEERQQAKFRFMEVFLPHLQELKNSGREIVICGDWNIAHKEIDLKNWKSNQKNSGFLPEERAWLTRVFDELGLVDVYRTIHPETTGDAYTWWSNRGQAWANNVGWRIDYHIATAGIAKKAKTAAIYKTARFSDHAPLTIDYK from the coding sequence ATGCCAAAAATCGTCTCCGCCAATCTCAACGGCATCCGTTCCGCCGCCAAAAAGGGTTTCTTCGAGTGGATGGCCAAGGAATCCGCCGACTTCATCTGCGTGCAGGAACTGAAGGCCCAGGAAGCCGACATGTCGCCCGAGTTCCTCGCGCCGGAAGGCTACGTGGGCCATTTCCACTACGCCGAGAAGAAGGGCTACTCGGGCGTCGGCGTCTACAGCAAGCGCACCCCGAACGCGGTGCGTATCGGCTTCGGCGTGCAGGAGTTCGACGATGAAGGCCGCTACGTCGAATGCGACTTCGGCGACCTCACCGTGATCTCGCTGTACTGCCCCTCGGGCTCGTCGAGCGAAGAGCGCCAGCAAGCCAAATTCCGTTTCATGGAAGTGTTCCTGCCGCACTTGCAGGAGCTCAAGAACAGCGGCCGTGAAATCGTCATCTGCGGCGACTGGAACATCGCCCACAAGGAAATCGACCTGAAGAACTGGAAGAGCAACCAGAAGAACTCGGGCTTCCTGCCGGAAGAACGCGCCTGGCTGACACGCGTGTTCGATGAACTCGGCCTGGTCGACGTCTACCGCACCATCCATCCGGAAACCACCGGCGACGCCTACACCTGGTGGAGCAACCGCGGCCAGGCCTGGGCCAACAACGTCGGCTGGCGCATCGACTATCACATCGCCACCGCCGGCATCGCCAAGAAGGCAAAGACCGCAGCGATCTACAAGACCGCGCGCTTCTCGGACCATGCGCCGCTGACGATCGATTACAAGTGA
- the pyrE gene encoding orotate phosphoribosyltransferase — protein sequence MSNLRQEFIEFAVSAGVLRFGEFVTKAGRTSPYFFNAGLFNEGAALARVAQFYAQTLQESGLQYDMLFGPAYKGITLASATAVALAGQGRNVPFAYNRKEAKDHGEGGTIVGAKLQGRVVIIDDVISAGTSVRESVDMIRAAGATPCAVLIALDRMERSGKDDALSALSAVQEVGKAYDMPVISIGNLNDLLQYLAQAGADAQLSQYKDAVAAYRARYGVQ from the coding sequence TTGAGCAACTTACGACAAGAATTCATTGAGTTCGCCGTGTCCGCAGGCGTGTTGCGCTTCGGCGAGTTCGTCACCAAGGCCGGCCGCACTTCGCCTTACTTCTTCAATGCGGGGCTGTTCAACGAAGGCGCGGCGCTGGCCAGGGTGGCGCAGTTCTATGCCCAGACCTTGCAGGAGTCCGGCCTGCAATACGACATGCTGTTCGGTCCCGCCTACAAGGGCATCACGCTGGCCTCCGCCACCGCCGTTGCGCTGGCGGGCCAGGGCCGCAACGTGCCGTTCGCCTACAACCGCAAGGAAGCCAAAGACCACGGCGAAGGCGGCACCATCGTCGGCGCCAAGCTGCAAGGCCGCGTGGTGATCATTGACGACGTGATTTCAGCCGGCACCTCGGTGCGCGAATCGGTGGACATGATCCGCGCTGCCGGAGCTACTCCCTGCGCGGTCCTGATCGCGCTGGATCGCATGGAGCGCTCGGGCAAGGACGACGCCCTGTCGGCGCTGTCGGCGGTGCAGGAAGTGGGCAAGGCCTACGACATGCCGGTGATCTCGATCGGCAATCTCAACGACTTGCTGCAATACCTGGCGCAGGCCGGCGCCGACGCGCAGCTGTCGCAGTACAAGGACGCCGTGGCGGCTTACCGCGCGCGTTACGGCGTGCAATAA
- a CDS encoding TauD/TfdA dioxygenase family protein produces the protein MSSASALQTPSAAAEQDFTIRAFGGPLGAEITGLDLNLPVSDREVADIRAALVRHGVVVFRDQRITPDQHVAFSRRFGPLQVHVLNRFHLKNYPEILIVSNVLEDGKPIGLVDAGADWHSDLSYMPKPSLGALLHSQELPAEQGDTLFANTADAYDTLPAGIKKLLEGKRAVHSYIYRYERLRKLSPWRPELTQKQIDEVPPVEHPVVTTHPESGRKILFVSEGFTSHIIGIPRDESNELLKTLHAHVTRPENVYRHQWQPHDIVFWDNRSTQHYAAITPQHLRRTLYRTTVEGDVPV, from the coding sequence ATGTCCAGCGCAAGCGCACTGCAAACCCCTTCCGCCGCTGCGGAACAAGATTTCACTATCCGCGCCTTCGGCGGCCCGCTGGGCGCCGAAATCACCGGCCTCGACCTCAACCTGCCGGTCTCCGACCGCGAAGTGGCCGACATCCGCGCGGCGCTGGTCAGGCACGGCGTGGTGGTGTTCCGCGACCAGCGCATCACGCCGGACCAGCATGTCGCCTTCAGCCGCCGTTTCGGCCCGTTGCAGGTGCATGTACTCAACCGCTTCCACCTGAAGAATTACCCGGAAATCCTGATCGTCTCCAACGTGCTCGAAGACGGCAAGCCGATCGGCCTGGTCGACGCCGGCGCCGACTGGCATTCGGATCTCTCGTACATGCCCAAACCCAGCCTGGGTGCGCTGCTGCATTCGCAGGAGCTACCGGCGGAACAGGGCGACACGCTGTTCGCCAACACCGCCGACGCCTACGACACGCTGCCGGCCGGGATCAAGAAGCTGCTGGAAGGCAAACGCGCGGTCCATTCCTACATCTACCGCTACGAACGGCTGCGCAAGCTGTCGCCGTGGCGTCCGGAGCTGACGCAAAAGCAGATCGACGAAGTACCGCCGGTGGAGCATCCGGTCGTCACCACGCATCCGGAAAGCGGCCGCAAGATCCTGTTCGTCAGCGAAGGCTTCACCTCGCACATCATCGGCATCCCGCGCGATGAAAGCAATGAACTGCTCAAGACCTTGCATGCACACGTCACGCGCCCCGAGAACGTCTACCGCCATCAATGGCAACCGCACGACATCGTGTTCTGGGACAACCGCAGCACCCAGCACTACGCCGCCATCACGCCGCAACACCTGCGCCGCACGCTGTATCGCACCACCGTCGAAGGCGACGTCCCGGTCTGA
- the gatB gene encoding Asp-tRNA(Asn)/Glu-tRNA(Gln) amidotransferase subunit GatB, with translation MQWEVVIGLETHTQLSTESKIFSGSSTRFGSAPNTQASPVDLALPGVLPVLNKGAVERAIQFGLAIGATIAPRSVFARKNYFYPDLPKGYQISQFEIPVVQGGKISFVLEKDGKAEIKTLQLTRAHLEEDAGKSLHEDYQGMTGIDLNRAGTPLLEIVTEPDMRSAAEAVAYAKALHSLVMWLGICDGNMQEGSFRCDANVSVRPVGQKEFGTRCEIKNLNSFRFMEDAINYEVRRQVELIEDGGTVVQETRLYDPDKKETRSMRSKEDAQDYRYFPDPDLPPLVIAQEWIERVKATMPELPGAMRERFVGDYALPEYDAAVLTQSKAMASYFEAVVAAAGKEQAKPAANWLMGDVASTLNREDTDIAAAPVSAVQLALLLKRIADGTISNKIAKEVFAGMWEAKSDKDTLADDIIDAKGLKQISDSGALEAIVDQVLAANEKSVAEFRSGKEQAINALIGQAMKATKGKANPAQLTELLRKKLTA, from the coding sequence ATGCAGTGGGAAGTCGTCATCGGTCTGGAAACGCACACACAGCTTTCGACCGAATCCAAAATTTTCAGCGGCTCATCGACCCGGTTCGGCTCCGCTCCCAACACCCAGGCCAGCCCGGTCGACCTGGCCTTGCCGGGCGTGCTGCCGGTGCTCAACAAAGGCGCGGTCGAGCGTGCCATCCAGTTCGGCCTGGCGATCGGTGCGACGATTGCGCCGCGCTCGGTATTTGCACGGAAAAATTATTTCTATCCCGACCTGCCCAAGGGTTACCAGATCAGCCAGTTTGAAATCCCGGTGGTCCAGGGCGGCAAGATTTCCTTCGTGCTCGAGAAGGACGGCAAGGCTGAAATCAAGACGCTGCAACTGACCCGCGCCCACCTCGAGGAAGATGCCGGAAAATCGCTGCATGAAGACTACCAGGGCATGACGGGCATCGATCTCAACCGCGCCGGCACGCCGCTGCTGGAAATCGTCACCGAGCCCGACATGCGCAGCGCCGCCGAAGCCGTGGCCTACGCCAAGGCGCTGCACTCGCTGGTGATGTGGCTGGGCATCTGCGACGGCAACATGCAGGAGGGCTCGTTCCGCTGCGACGCCAACGTCTCGGTGCGCCCGGTCGGCCAGAAGGAATTCGGCACCCGCTGCGAGATCAAGAACCTCAACTCCTTCCGCTTCATGGAAGACGCGATCAACTACGAAGTGCGGCGCCAGGTCGAGCTGATCGAAGACGGCGGCACCGTGGTGCAGGAAACGCGCCTGTACGATCCGGACAAGAAGGAAACGCGCTCCATGCGCAGCAAGGAAGACGCGCAGGATTACCGCTACTTCCCCGATCCGGATTTGCCGCCGCTGGTGATCGCGCAAGAGTGGATCGAACGTGTCAAAGCCACCATGCCGGAATTGCCGGGCGCGATGCGCGAACGTTTCGTCGGCGATTACGCACTGCCTGAATACGACGCCGCCGTGCTGACGCAATCGAAGGCGATGGCGTCCTATTTCGAAGCGGTGGTTGCCGCCGCCGGCAAGGAGCAGGCCAAACCCGCCGCCAACTGGCTCATGGGCGACGTCGCCTCGACACTGAACCGCGAAGACACGGACATTGCCGCCGCGCCGGTCAGCGCGGTGCAATTGGCGCTGCTGCTGAAGCGCATCGCCGACGGCACCATTTCCAACAAGATCGCCAAGGAAGTCTTCGCCGGCATGTGGGAAGCCAAATCCGACAAGGACACGCTGGCCGACGACATCATCGACGCCAAGGGTCTGAAGCAGATTTCCGACAGCGGCGCACTGGAAGCCATCGTCGACCAGGTGCTGGCGGCCAACGAAAAGTCGGTGGCGGAGTTCCGTTCCGGCAAGGAACAGGCCATCAACGCCCTGATCGGCCAGGCCATGAAAGCCACCAAGGGCAAGGCCAATCCGGCGCAACTGACCGAGTTGCTGCGCAAGAAATTGACGGCCTGA